From Candidatus Pedobacter colombiensis, one genomic window encodes:
- a CDS encoding TonB-dependent receptor, with protein sequence MTRPISYFCLFFFLSISTTFAQSKGIITGKVIELPSKKPFEFVNIVLKRKTDSTVVIHEVTNAKGQFNLTAVPDGKYFIQTSFVGYDDSRTAFFDINAQHPKANFNINMDGAKKTLNEVQVISQKNIFTNSIDRKIYHVDMDIMAKSGSASEVLQNVPLVQVDLDGNVSLRNSAVTILINGKISPLMGKNAAAALQQLPANSIEKIEVITNPSAKYKPDGTGGIINIVLKKSTKRGLNGNITANGGNNDRYNVGTTINYKPGKLNVFGSYSVKQDDRIRTTTNDRVQTDPNTGATNYYNDRMIGKTRPFSNIATLGFDYNINDKNSFGLSGNYYLRNMHKHDLTVKQVRNAISGNQDYDRKRENFEQEKASEATLYYEHAFKGEDHKLRLEFNVTHSPEIEDNHYTNTYRFPVIPDQLDNTIIKQTSDNKHVSLSYEYPISEQSKIEAGYDGQFNKQDLDFYGAEFDNRSQQFVTDINKTNRFIYYENVHAIYGTISKEAKKIGVMIGLRGEYSDINSKLITNNTAIPNHYFKIYPTLHFTYKIKDNKEMQLNYSRRVRRPEGDNLNPFAEYADPTNIKVGNPYLLPEIIHSVEIGYQWRKNGISIMPGIYYRYTYNRFTSVTTPLNDSVLVTRQQNLANDQAIGADVVFSGNFNDKLNLNFTPNIFYNQIDASNLGYSNKKSTIAWAANLNATYAITKGTSLQINSNYKSTRLTPQGKYLPSFVMNCGAKQDLLGKKGAIYFTVSDLFKSQRQEINLQGPLLTQHVLTKSNSRIIYLGLSYNFGVVKKKKDMQFDNSL encoded by the coding sequence ATGACCAGACCCATAAGTTACTTCTGCCTTTTCTTTTTTTTATCCATTTCAACCACATTCGCTCAGTCTAAGGGAATAATTACCGGAAAAGTAATCGAACTCCCTTCAAAAAAGCCTTTTGAATTTGTAAACATCGTATTAAAGAGAAAAACAGACAGCACAGTTGTTATCCATGAAGTGACTAATGCCAAAGGACAATTTAATTTAACGGCTGTACCTGATGGTAAATATTTCATACAGACTAGCTTTGTAGGATATGATGACTCCAGAACAGCTTTTTTTGATATAAATGCCCAACATCCTAAGGCTAACTTTAACATTAATATGGATGGTGCAAAAAAAACATTAAATGAAGTACAAGTTATTTCTCAAAAAAACATCTTTACCAATTCCATCGATAGAAAAATATACCATGTAGATATGGACATCATGGCAAAATCAGGTTCTGCCAGTGAAGTGCTTCAAAATGTACCGTTAGTACAGGTTGATCTTGACGGAAATGTAAGTCTAAGAAATTCTGCTGTAACCATTTTGATCAATGGAAAAATCTCACCCTTAATGGGCAAAAATGCAGCCGCTGCACTCCAACAACTTCCTGCAAACAGCATAGAAAAAATAGAAGTCATTACTAACCCTTCTGCTAAGTATAAACCGGATGGAACCGGCGGCATCATCAACATCGTATTAAAAAAGAGCACAAAACGTGGCTTAAATGGCAACATAACCGCCAATGGGGGAAACAATGATCGTTACAATGTCGGAACAACAATAAATTACAAGCCTGGTAAATTAAATGTGTTTGGCAGCTATAGCGTTAAGCAGGATGACAGGATAAGAACCACAACAAATGATAGAGTCCAAACGGATCCCAATACAGGTGCAACAAACTATTATAACGACCGGATGATCGGAAAAACCCGTCCCTTTTCTAATATTGCTACATTAGGTTTTGATTACAATATCAACGATAAGAATAGTTTCGGCCTATCCGGAAATTATTACTTAAGGAACATGCATAAGCATGATCTAACCGTTAAACAGGTTAGAAATGCGATAAGTGGGAATCAGGATTATGATAGAAAACGTGAAAACTTTGAGCAAGAGAAAGCAAGTGAAGCAACTCTTTATTATGAACACGCTTTTAAAGGTGAAGATCATAAACTTAGACTGGAATTTAACGTAACTCATTCGCCGGAAATTGAAGACAACCATTATACCAATACCTATAGGTTTCCGGTAATACCAGACCAGCTTGACAATACCATCATTAAACAAACTTCGGACAATAAGCACGTCAGCTTGAGTTATGAGTATCCCATTTCAGAACAAAGCAAAATAGAAGCTGGTTACGATGGCCAGTTCAACAAACAAGATCTGGACTTTTATGGTGCCGAATTTGACAATAGAAGTCAGCAATTCGTTACCGACATCAACAAAACCAATCGCTTTATTTACTATGAAAATGTACATGCAATTTATGGCACCATATCCAAAGAAGCTAAGAAAATTGGGGTAATGATTGGCTTAAGAGGTGAATATTCTGACATCAACTCCAAGCTGATCACTAACAACACTGCCATACCCAACCATTACTTTAAAATCTACCCGACCCTACATTTTACCTATAAAATAAAGGACAATAAAGAAATGCAATTGAATTACAGCAGACGAGTTAGAAGACCAGAAGGAGACAATCTGAATCCCTTTGCCGAGTACGCTGATCCAACTAACATAAAAGTTGGAAACCCTTACTTGTTACCCGAAATTATTCATTCTGTAGAAATTGGGTACCAATGGCGAAAAAATGGGATAAGTATCATGCCCGGAATTTATTACCGATACACTTATAATAGGTTTACATCAGTTACCACACCTTTAAATGACTCAGTATTGGTTACCCGGCAACAAAACCTGGCCAACGACCAGGCCATAGGTGCAGATGTCGTTTTTTCTGGAAATTTCAACGATAAACTAAACCTCAACTTTACGCCAAACATCTTTTACAACCAGATAGACGCCTCCAATTTGGGCTATAGTAACAAAAAATCTACGATCGCATGGGCTGCTAATCTAAATGCAACTTATGCCATCACAAAAGGAACATCCTTGCAGATAAATTCGAATTATAAATCAACCAGATTAACCCCACAAGGTAAATACCTTCCAAGCTTTGTGATGAACTGTGGTGCCAAACAGGATCTCTTAGGTAAAAAAGGTGCTATATATTTTACAGTTTCTGACCTGTTTAAATCCCAGAGACAGGAAATAAATCTACAAGGGCCGCTTTTAACTCAGCATGTTTTAACAAAAAGCAATTCAAGAATTATTTATTTGGGTCTCAGCTACAATTTTGGTGTAGTAAAGAAAAAGAAAGACATGCAGTTTGACAATAGTTTATAA
- a CDS encoding enoyl-CoA hydratase-related protein, with protein MTEPLVLYSLSQRIATISINRPEKRNALNPALVAQLTAAFVRASADDEVKVVILKANGSTFSAGADLAYLQQLQQNTYEENLADSENLKNLFTTIYYLPKVVIAQVEGHAIAGGCGLATVCDIIFAVPEANFGYTEVKLGFVPAIVSCFLLRKTSETIAKKILFTGALFSAQEALDYGLITFVTNKADISLNVNNFALSLCNEASTNSLMVTKQLIGQTTNPELDKSLSEAVRINARVRESEDFRKGIAAFISKEKINW; from the coding sequence ATGACTGAACCATTGGTTTTATACTCGCTAAGTCAGCGTATAGCTACCATATCTATTAACCGTCCGGAAAAGCGCAATGCGCTAAATCCCGCTCTGGTTGCTCAACTAACTGCAGCTTTTGTAAGGGCTTCGGCAGATGATGAAGTAAAGGTTGTTATTTTAAAAGCCAATGGTAGTACATTTAGTGCAGGTGCCGATTTGGCTTACCTACAGCAGCTCCAGCAAAACACCTATGAAGAAAACCTTGCTGATTCCGAAAACCTGAAGAATTTATTTACCACAATTTATTATCTCCCAAAAGTAGTCATAGCACAAGTTGAAGGGCACGCTATTGCCGGGGGCTGTGGTCTGGCAACTGTTTGCGATATTATATTTGCTGTGCCTGAGGCTAATTTTGGATATACAGAGGTAAAATTAGGTTTTGTACCCGCCATTGTTTCCTGCTTTTTACTACGAAAAACAAGTGAAACCATTGCCAAAAAAATATTATTCACCGGTGCGCTATTCTCCGCACAAGAGGCTTTAGACTATGGTCTGATCACTTTTGTAACAAACAAAGCAGATATCAGTCTTAATGTAAATAATTTTGCATTAAGTTTGTGTAATGAAGCTTCTACCAATTCGTTAATGGTTACAAAGCAGCTCATCGGACAAACCACCAATCCCGAACTGGATAAAAGCTTGTCGGAGGCTGTGCGGATCAATGCCCGGGTGAGGGAAAGTGAAGATTTCAGAAAAGGAATTGCTGCCTTTATCAGCAAAGAGAAAATTAACTGGTAA
- a CDS encoding sulfatase-like hydrolase/transferase yields the protein MLKSLLFFIRFFLFWLLFFFIDRLIFIFIYHQKLAAVSFKETAATFYYALPLDLSMTAYIAVIPLLSYIYWLLNGRKTVKLKWLSVYNTILILICSILSVVNFNIYREWGSKVNAKALGFAFSSPKEAMASSASSPLGLSISLLVLLAVLGLFLQRFVVSRKLTFTTSPIWTKILLCIALTGANFLLIRGGIGVSPITQSKSYFSKEQILNIAAVNTEWNLISSLLSAKMSRTNPYLYLGSKQADENIKALYSTLKDTTINILNTKRPNVVLVIIESFTADLTKTLGNEEGITPHFDTLINKGVLFTQIYSSGSRTDKGLIATLAGFPTLASGSIVRWPEKMQKLPGISQSLFKNGYSTSFYYGGESEFDNYKAFILSHDYHKLIDINNFESIGMRSRWGKFDEVVFQKQLSDLNKEKQPFFSTTLTLTNHEPFDLPGTSKFGKADNIANFKSTAYYTDSCINAFLTDAKKQPWYKNTLFVFVADHGHMLPKNIHDISTPQRYHIPLLFYGDVIKDEFKGRKLNNIGSQTDIAATLLAQLDIAAKQFEWSKNLLNPYSKPFAFFSWDNGMGFIDNQQCVTFDNIGKMILYNSNEKDIAQTSKTLDHAKAYLQNVYRQFIEL from the coding sequence ATGTTAAAAAGCCTGCTCTTTTTTATCCGCTTCTTCTTATTCTGGCTGCTGTTCTTTTTTATTGACCGCCTGATATTTATATTCATCTATCATCAAAAACTTGCTGCTGTTTCATTTAAAGAAACAGCAGCAACATTTTATTACGCCTTACCCTTAGATTTATCCATGACGGCTTACATTGCCGTCATTCCACTTTTAAGCTATATTTATTGGCTGTTAAATGGGCGTAAAACAGTAAAACTAAAATGGCTATCAGTTTACAATACCATCCTCATCCTAATATGTAGCATCCTTTCTGTTGTTAATTTTAACATTTATAGAGAATGGGGCAGCAAAGTAAATGCTAAAGCACTTGGTTTTGCATTTTCATCCCCCAAAGAGGCCATGGCGTCAAGCGCGTCCTCTCCTCTAGGCTTATCCATTTCTTTATTGGTTCTGCTGGCTGTCTTAGGGCTTTTTCTTCAGCGTTTTGTGGTATCCAGAAAGCTAACCTTTACAACAAGTCCAATTTGGACCAAAATATTGCTTTGTATCGCTTTAACAGGAGCTAACTTTTTATTGATTAGAGGTGGAATTGGTGTATCGCCGATCACCCAAAGCAAGTCCTATTTTTCGAAAGAGCAGATATTAAATATTGCAGCCGTAAACACAGAGTGGAACCTCATATCCAGTCTACTGTCTGCAAAAATGTCAAGAACCAATCCTTACCTGTACTTGGGCAGCAAACAGGCAGATGAGAATATAAAAGCATTGTATAGTACGTTAAAGGATACCACCATTAATATACTAAATACCAAACGTCCAAATGTAGTACTGGTTATTATTGAAAGCTTTACTGCCGACCTGACCAAGACTTTAGGCAATGAAGAAGGCATTACCCCTCATTTTGATACGCTGATTAATAAGGGCGTACTTTTTACCCAGATTTACTCCTCTGGAAGTCGTACCGACAAAGGCTTAATCGCTACACTTGCCGGTTTTCCTACCCTCGCAAGTGGAAGCATTGTAAGATGGCCTGAGAAAATGCAAAAACTACCAGGTATCTCACAATCCTTATTTAAAAATGGCTACAGTACTTCTTTTTATTATGGTGGAGAGTCCGAATTTGACAATTATAAAGCCTTTATTTTAAGTCATGATTACCACAAACTGATTGATATAAACAATTTTGAAAGCATTGGCATGAGATCCAGATGGGGAAAATTTGATGAAGTGGTATTTCAAAAACAGCTAAGCGACCTGAACAAGGAAAAACAACCCTTCTTTTCTACTACACTTACTTTAACCAATCACGAACCATTCGACTTACCTGGGACTTCAAAATTTGGCAAAGCCGATAATATAGCCAACTTTAAAAGCACAGCTTATTATACAGATTCCTGCATCAATGCTTTTTTAACTGACGCTAAAAAACAGCCATGGTATAAAAATACACTATTTGTATTTGTAGCCGATCATGGACACATGCTACCTAAAAACATACACGACATTTCGACTCCCCAACGCTACCACATCCCCCTGTTATTTTATGGAGATGTAATTAAAGATGAATTTAAGGGCCGCAAACTGAACAATATTGGTAGTCAGACCGATATTGCCGCTACCCTACTTGCCCAGCTAGATATCGCTGCAAAGCAATTTGAATGGAGTAAAAACCTATTGAATCCCTACAGCAAACCTTTTGCTTTTTTCAGCTGGGACAATGGAATGGGCTTTATTGATAACCAACAATGTGTTACATTTGATAATATAGGTAAAATGATCTTGTACAACAGCAATGAAAAAGATATTGCGCAAACCTCAAAAACACTTGATCATGCGAAAGCATATCTGCAAAATGTATATCGTCAATTTATAGAACTTTAA